GTGTGATAAGAGAGAAGATAAGGAAATGTCGCAGAAAGAgtggaagaaaagagagaagaaatgGAAGGTAGAAGATGCAACGAGAATGGACAATTGCAAAAGGATGCAGTGTTGGACGATGATGAAGCGTTTGATGGTGGGAAGATATGCATGGGTTTTCAAGAAGAATGATCTAAACAAAAAGATAATGAGTTTGCAGGATATTGAGTTAAAGTTGAAAAGATTGGAATATTCAAAAGTTGATGACTTTGCAGATGACATGAGGAAGGTGTTCTCTTATCCATTGGGGTATCCTTCCAAAAGTGAAGTTCATAGAATTGCAAGGGAGATTAGTCAATCTTTTGAGTTTAAGTGGAAAATTACCAAAAGGAAATGGatattagaaaaacaaaatttgtaatagATTTTGCCTTTATGCCTTATTCAATCAAATGACGATTTTAAagtttcaatattattttatattttattgaggttatgtgtttttataatttactagGCACGggtaattcatgttttatttattgattttgtttaaatattttgtgtataattattaagatatttttattaagagtAATTTAGTTGATATCAGTGGTAAATGTTTGTTatagtttaataatattaattcggtattagtaattttagaaataattatttatattaaaatttgtattgtattatattaaattttgtttataatatatattttattaaatgagatttttgaaaaaataaaaaaataaaaaataaattgtgacaTAATAATCTTCATATTGCTTAAaacaacttaattgaataactaatgatatagtaattttaaaaataattattttacatattaaaatttctattacactatgttaaatttagtttatattacatttagaattataattataatttgtaaatgtataaaaataagtcatggtaataaaacatttaagtgtataagtatataaaagtaattgtaTAAAAAGTGGAATagtaattttaaagttaaaatactccgttggtcctcgtttttgttgcaaaatctcaatttgttcatcgtatttttattagtctcaattaggtcctcatttttgtaaattagtatcaattaggtcattttcgttagtagagaactaacaGCGTTAAGTCGGTGCCACATGTCAACTCcacgttttttttatttttttaattttttttaatttttaaaaaaatatttatgccacgtgtcaggtttgtagtgtgccacgtgtcaatctaatatggtgacacgtgtcaaattattgtatgaatctcaatttggtcctcatatttgttaattttatttgatttcagtcccaaattttttttaaaaattttaatttcatgtgctctaaatttagaacaaatttaatatttttataaatttaatgatgatacttttattataagtgatttttctattacatatttttaacaatatttaatttatttatatttatatttatattttacattaaactttatttgaattttattttaaaattataaatatatagattaataaatttatattcgaaatatttgtataatattcaatatcaacaatattttagagttgacttaaaaataacaattttataaattcaaatgtaaaattttaaaataattttataacaaattaaaataaatatatttaaaattttaatattaaatacaattaatattattaaaaaatttaataaaaatatcaattttaataaaaataatcataacattatataaataacattatataaaagtaaaatttggtctaaatatggagtgcttgaaattgaaaacttttaaaaaaaattgggactcaaatcaaatcaaattaacaaatatgaggaccaaattgatattcatacaataatttgacacgtgtcaccatattaaattgacacgtggcacactacagacatgacacgtggcataaatatttttttaaaaaaaataaaaatttaaaaaaatttaaaaatttaaaaaaatttaaaaaaaatcaaaaaaacgaggagctgacacgtggcatctacttaacggtgttagttctctactaacggaaaggacttaattgatactaatttacaaaaatgaggacctaattgagactaataaaaatacgaggaccaaattgagattttgcgacaaaaacgaggaccaacgaagtattttaacctaatttaaaaatatataaacaactgtaaaatttcattattataattgaatatattCAACAATTACATAGCACATTCTTCGATCTTACTTCAAAAAGGTAAAAAGCAAAACACTTTTCTCCCATCTCGCTCTTCAAGAATAAACGCCGCTCAAAGAATCACCCAAACCAAAAAATCTGGATTTCAACAACTAGGAACGCATCATAAATGGAAGCAAGTCTATCATATTGGATTCTTAGGTTTTGATTTCTGATTTACTCGATTATTCTCGTCGTTTTCTTTTGGTAAAgttcttttcatatatttttaacttgcTTCGATCAATCtactttttccaaatttttcaaaaaatattaagatgtTGGTAggtataaaaaacataattttcacttattaatatattttattttaatttaaactttactattactatattattgtattttattaacagtaattatattaatttttatttaatatttttacacatATTAGAATAAGGGGATCTTTAAGTTCGTATAGGCATAAGACATGGTAAGTGGTAAGTATATATAAACCAAACAAAGATTCATGAGCAAGGGATTTGAAAGACCGCCATGAATAGTGTAATGTTGTGAATAAAATAACTTGAGGTTGAATAGAAGAGCACCATGTAATGTTTATTGGATGTTGGTAAATGTTGAAGTTGTTTAAAATCCTTTACATTTAGAACAAAATTTGTCAATCAAGTTAAATTAGTGTTAGACTATGcaatattaatttagttattgGTGTGTACTTATTTGCTATAAATTTTGGAGAACTTCTTTGAAAACCACATAAGTTGTAGAGTCCAAAGCCCTTTTGTTGTTGTCATGAATAAGAATCTTTAATCTATATTTGCTTTGAATCCTAAACACAACAACATACAGTTGTTTGTGGCTAAAAACTGGTGTTGGTAAATATAGTCCCATTGAAGCTAAAGATTGACCTTGGGATTTGTTTATTATCATAGCATATGATACCATGATAGGAAATTGTCTTCTAATAAGTTTAAAAGGTCATGGTGATTGTGATAGAGACATAGACATTCgcgaaatatatatttcatcacCACTTGTGCTTCCTGTGATAACTTTTGCACCAATAACATGATTTGCTAGCCTTGTTATTATCAATCTACTTCCATTACATAAACCTTGAGTTTGATCCAAGTTCCTCAAGAGCATTATTGGTGTTTCAATTTTCAACTTAAGTTTATGGTTTGGAATACCTGATGTggttaatgaatttaaaaactttggagTAATTTGATCAAAAACATCGGCTTCTATTCCCTCAGAATTGTCTATGATATCAGAGATAAGATACTCCTTTTGTTCTCCTGCAAAAATAGTCAATAAAAGCTATTGATATggaatacttttttataaatatgtatatcattaaataaaataaattttaggataTGTCATGTAAAAGTTCCAAGTATTAACGATAAAACATAGTCATTGATCTGATCAACTATTTCAATTCTGCTAGCCAATATTGCCCTACATTGTAAGAAATTAAGATCTCTGAAGTTTTCAATTAATTCTGGATAAGTACTTGTAACTATAGCTTCAACAGGATCAACAAAGTTTGTGATTAGCAATTCTAGCGGGATTTGTATTTCAGCTATACCATCATTAGGTTCAAATAATTTACCATCTCCGAGTTTCACTATCCATTCAGAGAATTCTTGAATTTGTCTTACATTGACTTTTTGTAACCTGTTTTAAAATAAACGCATATCCTTTGTAAATGTTAATATTTGACATTGGTCCCAAAGATATGAAGCATTAATTGTTGCATGAACAATATCTGTTTCCTCTAGGAATAACAAGTAGAATTTGTTTGAAATCACCTCCAAAAACTATTACTTTTCCACCAAATACAAACttagatttattttcttttctcattatATCATTCAATGTTCTGTCTAGTGCTTCGAAACATAATTTATGTGCCATTGGTGCCTCATCCCTTATAATGAACTCATCCTGCTGTAATAATTCAGAAACCTCACTTCCTTGTTGGATATTACAAACTGAGGTATCTAGTGTTGGTActggaattttaaattttgaatgcaCTGTTCTTCCTCCTTGTAACAATAGAGATGCAATTCCACTTGATGCGACTGTTAAGACAATTTTTCGTTGACTACGCAAAGCTGAAGCCAATGTTTTCCACATGAATGTTTTTCTTGTCCCACTATAGCCATATAGGAAGAACATaactcttttttataatttatatcgtTCACGGTGATATAATATACTTtgtcaaatattttgtttacaaattatatattaaacaaaaatagtgtaaattgtatgttaataatgttaattattacattaattgtaggattaaatatatttttggtcccataactttaagtgaaaattgaaattagtctctccTCGCAAATTTGGCCCAAGTTAGTACttcatctttataaatgtgTTGATTTAGTCATTGTAACCAACATTtgataagtttatttgacatttcaaacgcgttttatgatagcatttgagttgtttgcACCGTTTGACATATTTGCACTCAGTTCAATGTTAGTTgagaaacacatttgaaacatcaaataaatttttaaaaaaattggttaaaagactaaatcgatgcatttataaagatgaagaactaaattgatcaaaagtttcaaaaaagAACTAATTCTAATCGGGAAAGTTgagagacaaaaatatatttaatccttaatttcatttaaaactatatttaattttcacaaaatttgtaatatctgaatgatttttcaataattaaatactaaatataaatttaaatatgtttttatttttcttaagtaattaaataa
This region of Vigna unguiculata cultivar IT97K-499-35 chromosome 5, ASM411807v1, whole genome shotgun sequence genomic DNA includes:
- the LOC114184382 gene encoding transcription factor GTE12-like, with the protein product MSQKEWKKREKKWKVEDATRMDNCKRMQCWTMMKRLMVGRYAWVFKKNDLNKKIMSLQDIELKLKRLEYSKVDDFADDMRKVFSYPLGYPSKSEVHRIAREISQSFEFKWKITKRKWILEKQNL